In a genomic window of Amphiprion ocellaris isolate individual 3 ecotype Okinawa chromosome 11, ASM2253959v1, whole genome shotgun sequence:
- the twist2 gene encoding twist-related protein 2: MEEGSSSPVSPVDSLVTSEEELDRQQKRFARKRRHSKKSSEDSSGSSPGPVKRGKKPSPSSTQSYEELQNQRVLANVRERQRTQSLNEAFASLRKIIPTLPSDKLSKIQTLKLASRYIDFLCQVLQSDEMDNKMSSCSYVAHERLSYAFSVWRMEGAWSMSASH; this comes from the coding sequence ATGGAAGAGGGCTCCAGTTCTCCGGTCTCCCCTGTGGATAGTCTGGTGACCAGCGAGGAGGAGCTGGACAGGCAGCAGAAGCGCTTCGCGAGGAAGAGGAGACACAGTAAAAAGTCCAGCGAGgacagcagcggcagcagcccGGGGCCGGTGAAGCGGGGCAAGAAGCCGAGTCCGAGCAGCACTCAGTCGTACGAGGAGCTGCAGAACCAGCGGGTCCTGGCCAACGTCCGGGAGAGGCAACGGACTCAGTCTCTGAACGAGGCCTTTGCGTCTTTACGCAAAATTATCCCCACTCTGCCGTCGGACAAACTCAGCAAGATACAGACGCTGAAGCTGGCCTCCAGATACATAGATTTTCTCTGCCAGGTGCTGCAGAGCGACGAGATGGACAACAAGATGTCCAGCTGCAGCTACGTAGCGCACGAAAGACTCAGTTACGCGTTCTCCGTGTGGAGGATGGAGGGCGCCTGGTCAATGTCAGCATCTCACTAG